Within the Maribacter sp. BPC-D8 genome, the region TCCTTCAGTAAATCGTCCAGTGAAAAATAATTCATTCGTTGAGCGTTATAGAAAACGTTTTGGCGATGATCCAGATAGATATGCAGTAAGAGGTTTTGATCTTACCTATGATCTTTTGTTGAAACTAGCTTACAACAATAGCTTAATTGATGTTTCTAGATTTGTTGGTGAAACAGAATACAGTGGTAATAAATTCAATTACCAGAGAAAGGGTGTTGCAGGGTATTACAATCAATCATCTTATATTATGATGATAGATGATTTAAGAATTAAAACTATAGAGTAAATGACATCAAAAGTTACATACAACGGAGAGTTAAGAACAGAATGTGTTCATTTAAAATCGAACGATTCTTTCGTGACAGATGCACCAGTAGATAACAATGGTTTAGGTCAGGCATTTTCACCAACCGATACCGTTGCCACAGGTTTGGCAAGTTGTATGTTAACAATGATGGGTATTAAGGCAAACGGATTAGAGGTAGACTTAAAAGGTACTACGGCATCTGTTACCAAGCACATGGCTGCTTCACCTAGAAGAATATCTAAAATAGAAGTGGAAGTTCATTTACCAAAAGATATTTCAGATAAGAATAGAAAAATTTTGGTGCACACGGCAAATACATGCCCTGTGCACTATAGTTTGCATCCAGATATTGAGAAAGTAATCACTTATAATTGGGACTTATAAAAAAGGCACATTTTGTTTTATTTCTTTTAGCACTGCTAAACATTTCATATGTAGCGGCTCAAGAAGTAGTGTCTTGGGAACCTGAATTTAGATTTACTTGGAACGATTTTAAAGGTGCTGCTCCCATAACTTCAAGAGCAGCGGCAACCACGGCAAGTGGTATTACCTATCGCTTTTCCACTTTTTACGAGAATAGCGAGTTAAATGTAGATTATAAGGTATTCGCTTATTTCTACCCAACAAAGTCGTGGTACAAACCAAAGTTATGTAACGATGTCACCTTATTACATGAGCAATTGCATTTCGATATTACCGAGCTCTATGCACGTAAATTGCGAAAGCAATTAGCAGAGACAAAATTTACGAAGAATGTAAAAGAAGAGATTCGTAAAATCTATAAAGCTACCATTCGACAATTGAACGACTTTCAAAATAAATACGATTCAGAAACTAACTACTCAAGAAATTTACCTGTGCAAGAACGGTGGGTAAAAGAGATAGAGGAAGCTTTAAGCAAACACTAAGTTAATAGTGAAATAGTTGATTCGTTTTAAATCGGAGTTTAATTATTTAATAAGAACTATTAGTTATCCTTTATTATAGCCTTTCCATAAAAATAAATTCAATGACTGAATTAATAATTCATCATCTTGTAACTTGCCAATTTCAATACTAATAAGAGCTATATTTTTTTAGGTCAAAAAAGGTAAGAGTTCCTAA harbors:
- a CDS encoding OsmC family protein, with the translated sequence MTSKVTYNGELRTECVHLKSNDSFVTDAPVDNNGLGQAFSPTDTVATGLASCMLTMMGIKANGLEVDLKGTTASVTKHMAASPRRISKIEVEVHLPKDISDKNRKILVHTANTCPVHYSLHPDIEKVITYNWDL
- a CDS encoding DUF922 domain-containing protein, with product MGLIKKAHFVLFLLALLNISYVAAQEVVSWEPEFRFTWNDFKGAAPITSRAAATTASGITYRFSTFYENSELNVDYKVFAYFYPTKSWYKPKLCNDVTLLHEQLHFDITELYARKLRKQLAETKFTKNVKEEIRKIYKATIRQLNDFQNKYDSETNYSRNLPVQERWVKEIEEALSKH